The sequence TCATTTTTTTTCGATGAGCTAATATTTTTACCAGCAGTACCAAATTCTACTTGATCTAATTTTTGATCCAGAATCTTCAAAATATCAGATTCTTTCATATCAATATATTTACTAAGTACTTTAGCTGTATGTTCATGATCCACAACATGTTGCGGATTATTTTTATCAATTGTTAATCTAGGTGTAATGACAGCTATCATTGAGTACGTTGTGACATTCTCAGCAATAACCTCACCATTCACATCTAAAATATCGCCACGTTGTGAAAAGAGTGTTTCTTTTTGAAGATATTGTCGTGCTGCTTGGCTAGCTAACGGTCTTCCATTTGCTTTACCGACTACTTCTAAATAAAGAAAGCGAGATAGCAGTAAAACAAAAAATAAACCGAAAAAGCCCAGCAAAAAAATTGCGCCTCTTCTTCGGTTTCTCATAAGTTTTTTCATTTAATATCCACAGCCTTAACGTTGTTTTCGTTAGATTTTAATCCATTCTTATTTGCTTCTTTATACACCCGATCATAGCGACTTAATTCATCAACGTTCGCTTTTAAATCAGAATTCGTTTGTACTTGTTGTGTGATTTTAGCTTCTTGTTGCTGGATATTAGTGTTCATTTCATAATTATTTGCCTGAACAGATAAGAGCCAGATGGACAAACAAGCTGACACGCTCACAATACCAGTAACGAATACATTTCGTAATTTACGAAGTGCTTGTTGCTCAGGACTATAACCTTGTCGTACCTGTCTATTTGGTTTTTCCGCAGGTTTATTGACTCTCGGTTGTCTTTCTATTTGTCGCGCTGCATTGTTGGCCATCTTTTTTTCAGCTCCATTCTTCTCTTTTGTTAGTTATGATTATTTTAAACACTCGGCTACTCTAAGTTTTGCAGAGCGCGCTCTATTGTTTACTTCTAATTCTTCTTCTGATGGTAGAATTGGCTTTCTTGCTATAATCTTCAATTTCGGTTGATATTCATGCGGTATAACTGGTAAATTACGTGGTAGATCAGGACCTTTGGCATAATCTTTTAAAATCAATTTTGTAATACGATCTTCCAGTGAATGGAAAGTGATAACAGAAACACGTCCACCCACTCGTAAAAGATTAACTGCTTGATCAAGCGATTCTTCTACAGCACCCAGTTCATCGTTCACTGCGATACGTATCGCTTGGAAAACACGTTTAGCTGGATGACCACCTTTACGTCTTGCAGGAGCAGGGATAGCATCTTTAATCAACTCAACTAATTCACCTGTCGTTTCGATACGTTTGATTTCACGACGTTTTTCAATTAAACGCGCCACTTGTTTCGAAAATTTCTCCTCGCCATATTGAAAGAATATACGAACTAATTTTTCATAAGGCCACTCGTTAACAACAACTTCTGCAGTCAACGCTTGTTCTTGATCCATACGCATATCTAACTTAGCATCTTGATGATAACTAAACCCTCGTTCAGCTTCATCTAATTGTGGTGAAGATACACCCAAATCATACAAAATACCATCAACTGCATCAACATTACGATTAGCAAGTTCACGACGGATATCTCGAAAATTCGCTTTAACTAACGTGACACGTTCATTGTATTTTTCTAACTTAACCTTTGCGTTATCAATTGCTGTTTGATCTTGATCAAATGCATACAAGTGACCCTCATCAGATAATTGCGATAACAAATACTCACTGTGGCCAGCGCCACCTAATGTGCAATCGACATAAATGCCGTCTGGTTTAATATCCAGCGCATCGACTGTTTCATGTAATAAAACTGTTTCATGTTTAAACATATTTTCACCATCTTCTCTATAGGTTAAAATCCGACATTTGTTCTGCTATTTCAGCAAATGATTCTTCTGCTTCATCAAAGAATGTTTCCCATTCTGATTGAGCCCATATTTCAATACGACTTGATACGCCGACAATAGTTGTTTCTTTTTCAATTAAGGAATATTTTAGTAAATTCTGAGGTAGATTGATGCGTCCTTGTTTATCGAGTTCACATTCGACTGCGCCCGAAAGGAAGAAACGTGAAAAAGCACGTGCATCTTTTTTGGTTAACGGGAGCTCTCGCAATTTTGCAGCAAGTATTTCCCACTCGTACATTGGATAAACAAACAAACATTTATCCAACCCCCGGGTAACCACGAAGTGTTCGCCTAACTGCTCACGGAATTTTGCAGGCATAATAAGTCGACCTTTTACATCGATATTATGAGCATATTCTCCCATAAACATAAGCACACCCCTTTTCTGTTTTAAGTTTACCACATTCCCCCACTTTCCACCACTTAGAACCAAAAAAAAATCACTACCTTTTAACCAGAAGTAAATCTCCCACTAATTTGCGCTTTTTTTTACATAAAAAAATACTTTTCTTATTTCAAATTTTATTTAAAACTATTTTAAAGGTTTACCTAACAGTGTTCGTATAAAATACGAACAAAAAAAAGGTCGTAAGAAAATAAATTCTTTACGACCTTATAAACTCTATTGTCAACAGCTTTATCACGCTGTTTCATTTTGACTATACGTCATTATTCACATGAAAAACGAAAGAACCCACATGACAATTGTTAAAAAATAGCTAAAAATAACTACGATTAGCAGTATCTTAGTATAACCTTTCAATATCTTAATTATATAAATTTCTTTTTTGATGGCATTGAAAATAAGTACGTATATAAAACCGATAATCAAACACAATAATAAAAGATATAAAAACCATTGGTTCAGTGCTAAATCATTTAGAATAAAAAAGATTGCAGATAAGGTCACTACCAACATCACATAAGCATATGGGAAATTCATGCGTTTTTTTCTCGTCAGTAATTTTATTAAAATAAATACAAATAGTGGCATTACTACCCAAATAATTGTCGGGAAACTCATTACATTCCTCCATCTCAATAGAACACAGAATTATTGTTTTAATTATACGACATCCTTCTTTTTTTTGCGACAGTTTCTCATTTACATCTTCATAAAAAGAAAAAACCTCCCCAAGAGCCATGGTCTCTCGGAAAGGTTTTATATCAAAAGTGTACGTTTCACTTTTGTGAAAGAACGTTTTACGCTTTTGCTTCTACAACTGTTTCACCTTTATATTGTCCACATTCTGGACATACGCGGTGAGATAGTTTTGATGCGCCACAGTTAGGGCAAGCTGTCATACCTGGTACTTCTAATTTAAAGTGTGTACGACGCTTGTTTTTCTTAGCTTTTGAAGTTCTACGTGCTGGTACTGCCATTTTCAAACACCTCCTTAAATAAAAATTAAAGATTACTCATCTTTTTTAAAATAATCAGCTAAAGCTGCTAATCGAGAATCACCTTTTGGTGCCTCAGCATCTTCAGACTGTTGTTCCTGAGCGTTAAGATCATCTTGTGAAACGACAATCCAACCATTACCTGATTTTGATGCTTTATTTGATTCCGCAGCATAAACCTGCATTGGAATATCAACTAGCACACATTCTTCAATAATCGGCATTAAATCTACCTGATTGTCAGTTATCTCATATACATCATCACTGCCCGAAAACTCCGCAATATCTTTCACCATTATTTCGCTGATACTAATATCTAACGGATATGGTACATCGACTAACGTACGTGCACAAGGTAGCGTAATAACGCCAGTTACTTTTAAAGTCACTGTTACCTGATCACGCTGAGTTACTAAGCGACCTGATACATGAATTGATTTTGCCGAACGTACATCTTTATTTTTTTTATGCAAAATTTCAGTAAGATCTACCACTTCATCAACGGGAAATCCATTTCTGCTTTTTTGTATTTGTAAAAAAGACCATTTCAACATTTTTCATCACCTCTACATGGACAACAAGACCAATTATAGCTTTAAATCACATCATTTGTCAACCTTATTATCTTTAATGGACATATATTCATTCGTTGCTTTTTGATTCGTGCTGTTTTTTTGTTATTATTATATGTAAAGATAAAATTTGAGAGGACGTATGCAATGAAAGCTGTCGGAATCATCGCCGAATTTAACCCATTTCATAATGGGCACCGTTTCATTTTAAACCATGCGAAGCATAAATCACAAGCAGAAGTTTTAATTGTTGTAATGAGTGGTAATTTTTTACAACGTGGCGAGCCCGCGATTATCACTAAATGGCAACGAACAAAAGCAGCCTTAGCAGCTGGAGCTGATCTTGTAATTGAACTTCCATTTGTATCAGCAATTGAATCAGCAGAGAACTTCGCCTCAGGCGCCATAAACCTGCTTCACGACTTCCGTTGTGACACACTATGCTTTGGGACAGAAAAAGGCGAAGCGCTCCCTTACGACGAATTAGCTGCCTTTTATCATCAAAATGAGGACAGTTTCAACTTAATCATCAAAAAGAAGCTCGAGAATAACATCCCTTATGGCATTGCAGTGACGCAGACATGGGAAGAACTAACCGCCTCACGCTGGCCAACTTTCGATTTGCGCCAACCAAACATTCTACTTGGGTTTCATTACGCATTAGCTAATCATATCGGTGAGAACCCGATGGAGTTATTACCCCTCAACAGGATGGGTGCCAATCATAATGATGCCACAGCCACTGACGAAAGTTTCGCAAGTGGAACAGCCATACGTCAGCTTTTACTTCGTGGTGAAAAAAGCGATTCTTATATACCTCTCAGCACCCAAACACTGCTTGAGGGTACTGACTTACATTCTTGGGAAGATTACTGGCCACTACTGCATTATCAACTCTGTATACAATCACCCGAGAACATCGCCAAGCTACATAATATCGTTGAAGGAATTGAATACCGCTTGATTGCATGTGCAAAAAAAGCCTCTAGTTTCGATGAATGGTTGTCCCAAGTGAAAACTAAACGTTATACGACAAATCGAATCCAACGTATGGCTTTAAGTATTCTTATACAACTGACTGAAGATGAGTTTAGCTATCATCAACAACACCCTTACCACCACGTATTAGGAATGACTAAAAAAGGACAAGCCTATTTGGGACATTATAAAAAAGTCTTGCGCTATCCGCTTATTTCAACTTTTTCAAAAGCACCCGCAGGTATTACCAACCTTGATGAACGCGCCACGATGCTCTATCAACTTCCCTTTAATAAACTCGATGATAACGATTATACAAATGGAGTGATCAGAGTATAAAAATAAAGATATTTTCAAAATTAACTATACGAACAAAAAAAGACCACATTAGTGTTTAAATCCTAATGTGGTCTTCGCTTATTTATTTTTTTGTGGTAATTCACGTAATACTTCAACTGCTTGATCTAGCGTTTTAACAGGTATAATTTTCATATCTGTCCCTAAATCTTTCGCAACTTTCACCGCATCTGCATAATTAGTTTTAATACCTGGTTTAGCTTTTTTCATTTCTTTGGTAATCGTATCATCCGGTGCTAAGAAATAATCTTTTCCCGCTTTATGAGCCGTTACAATTTTCTCTTCAATACCACCAATACGTCCAATTGTTCCATCAGGTTCGATTGTTCCAGTTCCGGCAATATCATAACCACGTGTCAAATCTTCGCGTGTTAAATCGCTTAAAATTTCTAATGAGAACATAAAACCAGCTGAAGGGCCGCCAATTTTATCTGTCTTCACAGTTACTTTCGGAGTTGTTTGCACATTTTTATCGTCGACTAAAGTAATACCGATTCCGGCACGTCCTTTTTTATCGATATCAACCATTTTTACTTTATCAGTTCGTTCTTTCGATTCATTTGCTTTTGTATAGGTAATGTTAATTTTTTCTCCGATTTTTTTAGTGCCAACGTATTTAACAAATTCTTCCGATGTTTTAAATTTTTTACCATCTACAGCATGAATCGTATCACCTTCTTTTAAAAAGCGACGCGCATCACTGTTTTCAGTCATAGATAAAACAAAAATACCATTATATTCTGATTTAAAGGGCTTGTTCGCTTTGGTGAATGCCGCTTCAATTGCATTGTTTTTAGCACTATTCATATAATACATTTGTCTTACATTAAATTGTGCTTCTGTTTCACCTTCTGTGCGAATTTCGCTTTCTTTATCAATTTCTTGATATTTTGAAAATTTAGCAATCGTTAACGTTAATGCCGTAGCATGTTGTAATCCAATGGTCGTCAAACTAAAACTGCCGTTTTTATTATCAGCTTTCCCTTCAACTTTAACTAATTCACCTAACTTTTCAGTCGTACCTGGTTTGGTAATATAGTAAGGCAGTGGGATTAGTATTACCGCTAAAACAGCTAATACAATAATAACTAACAGCAGTCGC comes from Brochothrix thermosphacta DSM 20171 = FSL F6-1036 and encodes:
- the ftsL gene encoding cell division protein FtsL gives rise to the protein MANNAARQIERQPRVNKPAEKPNRQVRQGYSPEQQALRKLRNVFVTGIVSVSACLSIWLLSVQANNYEMNTNIQQQEAKITQQVQTNSDLKANVDELSRYDRVYKEANKNGLKSNENNVKAVDIK
- the rsmH gene encoding 16S rRNA (cytosine(1402)-N(4))-methyltransferase RsmH is translated as MFKHETVLLHETVDALDIKPDGIYVDCTLGGAGHSEYLLSQLSDEGHLYAFDQDQTAIDNAKVKLEKYNERVTLVKANFRDIRRELANRNVDAVDGILYDLGVSSPQLDEAERGFSYHQDAKLDMRMDQEQALTAEVVVNEWPYEKLVRIFFQYGEEKFSKQVARLIEKRREIKRIETTGELVELIKDAIPAPARRKGGHPAKRVFQAIRIAVNDELGAVEESLDQAVNLLRVGGRVSVITFHSLEDRITKLILKDYAKGPDLPRNLPVIPHEYQPKLKIIARKPILPSEEELEVNNRARSAKLRVAECLK
- the mraZ gene encoding division/cell wall cluster transcriptional repressor MraZ, producing the protein MFMGEYAHNIDVKGRLIMPAKFREQLGEHFVVTRGLDKCLFVYPMYEWEILAAKLRELPLTKKDARAFSRFFLSGAVECELDKQGRINLPQNLLKYSLIEKETTIVGVSSRIEIWAQSEWETFFDEAEESFAEIAEQMSDFNL
- the rpmF gene encoding 50S ribosomal protein L32 yields the protein MAVPARRTSKAKKNKRRTHFKLEVPGMTACPNCGASKLSHRVCPECGQYKGETVVEAKA
- a CDS encoding YceD family protein produces the protein MLKWSFLQIQKSRNGFPVDEVVDLTEILHKKNKDVRSAKSIHVSGRLVTQRDQVTVTLKVTGVITLPCARTLVDVPYPLDISISEIMVKDIAEFSGSDDVYEITDNQVDLMPIIEECVLVDIPMQVYAAESNKASKSGNGWIVVSQDDLNAQEQQSEDAEAPKGDSRLAALADYFKKDE
- a CDS encoding nucleotidyltransferase, whose translation is MKAVGIIAEFNPFHNGHRFILNHAKHKSQAEVLIVVMSGNFLQRGEPAIITKWQRTKAALAAGADLVIELPFVSAIESAENFASGAINLLHDFRCDTLCFGTEKGEALPYDELAAFYHQNEDSFNLIIKKKLENNIPYGIAVTQTWEELTASRWPTFDLRQPNILLGFHYALANHIGENPMELLPLNRMGANHNDATATDESFASGTAIRQLLLRGEKSDSYIPLSTQTLLEGTDLHSWEDYWPLLHYQLCIQSPENIAKLHNIVEGIEYRLIACAKKASSFDEWLSQVKTKRYTTNRIQRMALSILIQLTEDEFSYHQQHPYHHVLGMTKKGQAYLGHYKKVLRYPLISTFSKAPAGITNLDERATMLYQLPFNKLDDNDYTNGVIRV
- a CDS encoding SepM family pheromone-processing serine protease, with translation MNKILKRLLLVIIVLAVLAVILIPLPYYITKPGTTEKLGELVKVEGKADNKNGSFSLTTIGLQHATALTLTIAKFSKYQEIDKESEIRTEGETEAQFNVRQMYYMNSAKNNAIEAAFTKANKPFKSEYNGIFVLSMTENSDARRFLKEGDTIHAVDGKKFKTSEEFVKYVGTKKIGEKINITYTKANESKERTDKVKMVDIDKKGRAGIGITLVDDKNVQTTPKVTVKTDKIGGPSAGFMFSLEILSDLTREDLTRGYDIAGTGTIEPDGTIGRIGGIEEKIVTAHKAGKDYFLAPDDTITKEMKKAKPGIKTNYADAVKVAKDLGTDMKIIPVKTLDQAVEVLRELPQKNK